The Pasteuria penetrans genome segment TGGATTCTGTTTTCTTTCTTTCTGATTTTCATTGGCTTGGCATTGAAATTGGCCCTAGTTCCCTTCCACCTCTGGGCCCCTGATGTGTATCGTGGTTCAGGTAGCCCCATGCTGGTTTGGTTGCTGGTGGGTGTTAAGGTTACTCTTTTGGCCGTTTTGTTCCGTTTGGCTACTTTGGTTTATCAGCCTGTTCTTTATCTCCTTTCGTTGTTGGGATATCGGATGGTCCCCTGGTTGATTTTCGGTCTGGCCCTGCTTACGATTCTGGTGGGGAATGTCGCCTCATTATTTCAGAAAAGGGTCAAGGGTGCGTTTGCCTTTGCTAGTCTTGCGCAGGGGGGTTACTTTCTTCTTCCTTTTTCTAATAATCAACCCATTTTTGAATCGGTTTCCCCCCTGGTTTTGCCAGGAGGCGTGAGTTTGCTGGTTTATGTGGTAGCATATGCCTTGGTGGTTTTTGGTGGTTTAGCGATCATAGAAACGGTGACGTCCGAGAGCGGTTCTGAAGATGTGGGGGCCTTTGCTGGTCTTATTCATCGCTCTCCCGTCATCGCCCTATCGATGACGGGTTTGCTGCTCTCTGCCGCGGGTGTTCCTCTCCTGACAGCGGGATTCTTTGCGAAATTCTATTTGTTGCTCAATGTAATGGAACACGATAGTTACCGTGCGATGTTGTTCTTGTTGGTTACACTTTTTTCCTATCTTGCCTACTTTCGTATCCTCCGGCAAATTTTCTTCCGTCGTTGTTCTGTTGATTTCAAGCGGATGAATGTACCTTGGAACCTCTCTTTTGTTATAACGGTTAGTGTTGCAGGGACGTTACTGTTGGGTTTTTTCCCAGGGGGTGTTAGTAGGTTTATCGATGCGGAGAATTGGGTTCGTTCGGGGTCTTTGGTTTCCAATGAATCTAGATAGGATTGTCCCCCTATCCTTTCATGGGTATTGTGATTTCCTCCCGAATATGGTATGAGGATAGTGACCCCCTTGTAGGATAGGTGGGGGTCTTTTTTATTTTTTTGTAAAAATTGATAGGTAAGGTGAATGGTGGTGTCCATTCGTTTGCGATTGTTAGGAGTTTCATCACGGCATGGCTTGGTGTCGGGGCCCCTTTTTTGTTCCCCTTGCTTCCTCTATGGGGAATCCATCCGTCTCCGTATCTATTTTTTCTTAATTATTTACCTATAATATATAATAAAATCCGGATTGGACCCGATTATCATATAGATTTATTCTTCCCTATTTTCCTTCTACGTAGAACCCCTTTGTTGGCCCTGTCTTGGCTTACTCTCGGTTGAAATCCCTTGCTGGGGGAAGATGATTTTTGTCTGAATTCTTGTTCTTTGTTGGGGCAGGGTGGACTTTCCCCTGGACTTCTTCCCAAGCCCCTTATTTTTCCATACCAATAGTATAATATTTCCTATTAAATTTAAAATTTATAGGAAAGGAACAACATTGTGGGTGATCGAAATTCCGGCTCTGTTCCCTAGAAACGTAAGAAGGATACGTGCTTTTTACAATACTATTTAAATTTATATAAAAATAGATATTTCGTTCAAGGATGATATTTTGCATTGAGTGAGGAAACCTTTTCAAGATTCCAATATGGTTCTATTTCCAAGGCTTTGTAGTGGTTCGTGGATCATGCGCGGGACCGCGCTATCGGCAGCGGCAGAGAAGCTTCAGAGGGAGTCCCGACGGTTTCTTCCGGTAGGGATGATTCGCAGAAACGGTTACAGGAAAGGAACAATACAGACAGGTTGCGGTTCCCTTACGATCCCCTTCCTGTCGTGTTGGGGCGCTATTATGATATTTCATATCCGAGTGCATGGAATCAACGTTTCCTACCTATGGTACAGCCCCCTTCAGGGGGGTTGTAGGTTCGTGGTTTTGGGACACTCATAGCCGTATCCATCGTCATGGGATTCGGAAACTGGTTCGCATTCAGGATCTTTTGTACTACGGAATCGATCCAGCCAGAATGCGTTTCAACCTGGTGCAGGGTTCTCCAAAACCTTCGTTCACGCGGTTTGCATACAACCTTTGATGACTACGGATGCCCATGTCGGACTTTGTACAGGCCATACCAAGAGAAAATATTCCCTTGTCTGATGGGCGGCAACGGTAGGTGTAGCCCATTGAATCCGGAATCTATGGAGGCGGCGGGTCTCTAGAGCAGGATCATCCCTTCAATCGCGGAGTGGGGATCCCTTTCAGAGAGAATTCGCGGGGGAGGGTTTGGGGTGGGAAGCCCCTAATCAGGAAATGGCCTATTAGGACGGCCGTGGGGATTCATCATGAATATTGTTCTTCCGGCTACCTTGGGGATGTTTCGGAAGGGATGGTTCCAGATTGCGATTCATCCTAAAAAGGTTCGCTTCCCTGAGTGCCCTCCATTCAACTCATTAATTATTAGCAATCAATACATATTATTTTTAAATACAATTAATATCAGGAAAAACCAAATCAACTGATTTTTAATTCACACACCAGCACCATATCTTGATTGGAAATCCGGATAGGCCCCCGCTGATTCGGGGGCTTCACTAGGGACTTTTGACCCGACACCCACTGTTCCCTCTTTGGCTGCTGCTTTCTCCCATTTCCTTGTTGTTCAGGGTTCTGCTGTCTTCTGTTGCCTTTTTGGTATACCTTGCCGTCCCGATTTTGCTGGTCGGTCTCCTGTGTGGTTATATGTACTCTTTCTTGCCGTTCCATTCTTTCTATCTCCCTTTGTCCGTGTGTGGCTTCCATACTTTTGCTGTTTCTTTCCTTACTGGTGATGGCCCCGGGTGCTTTTAGTGCCTCTTTCCTTTATTGTCGTCCCAGTTTTGCTGGCTCGATGATCTCCGTTGGCTATGGTATTAGAGCCTATCTGGATCATATAGAAAAAATTATTTAAAATGATTAATTTATTATTAAAAATGAAAATATGGTAATTAGACAAGCAAAATATAATTATAGAAAGTAAATAAATGTTTAATGAACATAATAGTTAATTCGATCCATCCTTTCCTTAAGTTGCCAATACATATGACCCTGTATTACAATCTTTTCTGTGCCTGTTCCTTACATTGTTTGGGTGTAGTATATTGGAATAGTAAGTAGCGAGGGGGTCTCCGCTGTTCATAGCGGGTAGATGAATGGCGACTCTTTAGCATGGATTTTTTTATAGGAATCGGGTGGGCGGTGACGTATTAGAAAACGAATAAGATGCTTGCTAGGGAGCACCTATCCGATGACTGTAAAATTAAGGATCATGGTCCCCTAGTTTGATAGTTATTAAGAAAACAACAAAAAAATTAGGTCATTAGCCCCTCTTCTGGGGTCTCCGCCGTTCATAGCGGGGACCCTTTTGGGGTTGAGCCCCTCCTACTCCTACAAATCGTACGTGACAGCCCTCCGTTATACGGCTTATGATAAGGTTCAATTGTCCCAGGGGGTGTGGGCCTTTTGTGGAATTTTGTCGTTTCCCTTTTGGGCCGCTTGCTCTTTATCAAATCCCCTCTTATAGGATATAAGCAACCTAGATGAGCCAGTTTCATATTAGGGTGAGAATCCTTCCTCGCTCCTGGTTCTGCCATTCATCAAAGTGCCTATTTTGCAGTTTCTTCATTACATATTGCTGAGTATGGTAGCAAGGGAGATATAGGAACCCATGTTTGAATTGATAATACCTTTTGTTTTAATTTTACCTATATTGTTTTTTGTAAGATTCGATCGTGCTTACTATCAAAATATGGTATTGTTAGGAAATAGTCCCCATCATAGT includes the following:
- a CDS encoding NADH-quinone oxidoreductase subunit N, yielding MKGSWWDISWLHVLSPLLVVVAGVTLVLLLTLMDKRSSGRGTAFRWVGLSSLLFSLGLVLARSGAPIESILARSYRWDTPTMVFTAALLVIAIVSLLFSLHETLAWEGEWVATLLCAVVGGCLAIGATDFISLFVSLELFGLSTYILVGLQKGNRFTMEAAWKYLITGGVATAVFLYGVSFMVGPAGETGFSSFYTYILVMLQSGAKGSMAWILFSFFLIFIGLALKLALVPFHLWAPDVYRGSGSPMLVWLLVGVKVTLLAVLFRLATLVYQPVLYLLSLLGYRMVPWLIFGLALLTILVGNVASLFQKRVKGAFAFASLAQGGYFLLPFSNNQPIFESVSPLVLPGGVSLLVYVVAYALVVFGGLAIIETVTSESGSEDVGAFAGLIHRSPVIALSMTGLLLSAAGVPLLTAGFFAKFYLLLNVMEHDSYRAMLFLLVTLFSYLAYFRILRQIFFRRCSVDFKRMNVPWNLSFVITVSVAGTLLLGFFPGGVSRFIDAENWVRSGSLVSNESR